ACTTCAGGCAGAAGAGGAAGTGAAGCTCCAGCCGCACCTCACCAGGGTCCCTCCACTGGAGATCCGAGAGACCTCCAGCCTTCCCCCGATGAGAGACATCCTTTCGGACATATTGGCCAGACCCCGATGCCCCCTCACACGGAGTTCCTCGAAATCTTCCGGTGGATCGAAACCAGTCCCGTCGTCGGTCACTTCGAGAAGGACTTCTCCCCCATCCCGGTAAAATTTGGCGTTTACTTCAGTCGCCCCTCCATGGCGAACGGAATTGTGGACCGACTCCTGCACCACTCTGAAAAAGGCCAGGGTAACCTCGGGAGGCAACTCTTCCTCGATGCCTGCCTCTACGATGATCTTCACCCCAAGCTGCCTCGAAAGCCGCTCGGCCAACTCGTCGAGCGCCTGGGATAGGCCAAGATCGAGCCAGGGCGGTGAAAGCTCATCGCAGAGCGCCCTCATGTCATTAACGGCGTGGCGGGCGCCCTCTTCGGCGTTATCCAGCCGCAGAGAGGTCTCTTCGGGCTATCCCTCCTCCATCTTAGCCAGCCTGATCTGGTGGATCAGGGCGGTGACATCTTGAAGTGGGCCGTCGTGGATCTCCCGGGCGATGCGTGACCGCTCTTCCTCTTGGACCCTGACTATGTCGCCGACATAACGTTTCATCAGTTCCGCCCTCTCGACGGCACCTCGGGCAAGTTGCTGGAGCACCATCCTCAGCCTCCTGATCTCGTGGACAGCCCCGGGGTCATCGCCCTCGGGGATATCTCTCCCAAGGTGAAGGGTGGACACTTCCGTCCCGAGGGCCCTCAAGGGCGCCACCAGCCATTTCCAGAGGGCGAGGACCGATAAGAGGCCCAGGAGCCCGACGAGCCCGACCAGCAGTGGCCAACGGTTGAAGCGGAGCATGGGCCCGAGGAGCTTATCCCAGGATACGGCGGCCACAACGTACCACCCGGTTTCCCCGGCAGGGTAAACGGCGAGGGTGAACTTCTCGCCCTCGCGGCTTTCAACTTCCAGGGCTGAACCTATGGGGATCCCCCTGTCCCAGAGGAGGGGAAGAGCGTCGGAGTCACCGGTGGACAAAAGAATGTTCCCCTGCCTGTCCACTACCGCCACCCAGCCCGGCATCGAAAGGCCCCAGGTGAGCTGCCTGAGCCTCATGAACCTCTCACGATCACCGAAGGGGGAAGACCTTGTCCTGTTCCAGCTCAGATCCAGTCTCGAGGCAAAACTCTCGGCAATGTCGACTACATAGGACCTGGCGACCCTCTCCATGGCCCTCTCGTGCTGGATGAGACCGGCGCCCCCTAAGAGGAGCGCCGAAAAGGAGGGTATCATGATGGCCACCGTGAGAAGGATCAGCAGGTGTCTCCTCATTCGATCAGCTCCTCCAGGGCTACGATGCCGTACTTAAGCGCCAGCAGCATGGCTTCGGTCTTGTTCCTGGCCCCGAGCTTGCCATATATGGAAGCCAGGTGGGTCTGCACCGTTCTTTCGCTGATGATGAGAACCCCTGCTATTTCTTTGCTGGAGAGGCCCCTGGCGGCATGGAGCAAGACCTCCCTCTCCCTTGCCGACAGCGCCTCGTAGGCGAATTCCCCGTCCTCCATGCTGCGGGCCACTTCCCCATCAAGGTAAAGGCCCCCACGGGCCACCACCCTGATGGCGCGGGCGAGCTCCTCGGGGGTTACGGTCTTGAGGACGTAACCCCTGGCTCCGGCCCTGAACGAGGCCATGACGTACTGCTGGGCGTCGAAGGATGTGAGCATCACCGGCTTGACCGGGAGTGAGGATGCCTTGATCCTCCTGGCCAGGGCGACGCCGTTCTCACCGGGCATCCTGATGTCCAGCAGGGCCACGTCGGGCCTTTCCTTTTCGATGACCCTCCAGGCCTCAAGGCCGTCACCGGCCTCCCCCACCAGCTCCAGGTCCTTCTCCTTCGCTATGTAATCCCTCAACCCGGCGCGGGTGAGGGGGTGATCATCGGCGAGGAAAACCCTTATCTTCATGGAATGCACCTCCCGGGACCTTAAAGGCGGCCCCTATCCGGCAAGTATGCCCTATATGGACCGGGCGGCGTATCCGCAGCCTTACCGATAACCGACCGGGTTGGAGCGGTTTCAGCGGAGGTCGGAGAAGGATACGAACCCGAAAGCCGACCTCGCGTGGAGTACCGCGTTCCTGGCGGCTTCCTCGAGGGCCGAGGCGGCCAGCCACCCCACGAGGACCGTCGAGGAACTGGTCTCGCCCGTGGCGGCGCAGAAGACCGTATCACCGTCAAA
This genomic stretch from Thermovirga sp. harbors:
- a CDS encoding response regulator transcription factor encodes the protein MKIRVFLADDHPLTRAGLRDYIAKEKDLELVGEAGDGLEAWRVIEKERPDVALLDIRMPGENGVALARRIKASSLPVKPVMLTSFDAQQYVMASFRAGARGYVLKTVTPEELARAIRVVARGGLYLDGEVARSMEDGEFAYEALSAREREVLLHAARGLSSKEIAGVLIISERTVQTHLASIYGKLGARNKTEAMLLALKYGIVALEELIE